One segment of Ascidiaceihabitans donghaensis DNA contains the following:
- the acpS gene encoding holo-ACP synthase: MILGIGTDLANIDRIQGVLDRHGDRFRNRVFTDTEQAKAGRRRDVAGTYAKRWAAKEACSKALGTGLRMGIAWKDMAVSNLDTGQPVMAVSGWAAERLKEMTPAGHEAIIHVTLTDDHPWAQAFVVIEARPVA; the protein is encoded by the coding sequence TTGATTTTGGGGATTGGCACAGATTTGGCGAACATCGACCGTATTCAAGGCGTCTTGGACCGTCACGGCGACCGTTTTCGCAATCGTGTGTTCACCGATACGGAACAGGCCAAGGCCGGGCGCAGGCGTGATGTGGCGGGTACATACGCCAAACGCTGGGCTGCGAAAGAAGCCTGTTCAAAAGCGCTTGGAACAGGTTTGCGCATGGGCATCGCGTGGAAGGACATGGCCGTGAGCAATCTGGACACAGGCCAGCCTGTCATGGCGGTGTCAGGGTGGGCGGCCGAGCGCTTGAAAGAGATGACGCCTGCGGGTCATGAGGCCATCATTCACGTCACTTTGACCGACGATCACCCCTGGGCGCAGGCCTTTGTTGTCATTGAGGCACGTCCAGTCGCTTGA
- the rnc gene encoding ribonuclease III, which yields MKLSAELKEFETRIGHVFANPALLTRAVTHASMSSPTREDNQRLEFLGDRVLGLVMAEALFAGDASATEGQMAPRFNALVRKEACADVARDIGLGEVLRLGRSEMVSGGRRKNALLGDAVEAVIAAVYLDAGFAAARDMILRLWGARIGQVEEDARDAKTALQEWAQARKMAPPRYVETQRSGPDHAPVFTIAARLDTGAQALATAGSKRQAEQAAAKALLADLENSK from the coding sequence ATGAAATTAAGTGCTGAGCTAAAAGAATTCGAAACGCGCATCGGGCATGTTTTTGCAAATCCCGCATTGCTGACCCGTGCTGTGACGCATGCCTCGATGTCATCGCCCACGCGCGAAGACAACCAGCGTCTGGAGTTTTTAGGGGATCGGGTCTTGGGGCTGGTGATGGCTGAGGCGCTTTTCGCTGGGGATGCATCTGCCACCGAAGGACAGATGGCGCCGCGTTTCAACGCCCTTGTGCGCAAAGAGGCATGCGCTGATGTGGCCCGCGACATTGGGTTGGGCGAGGTTCTGCGGCTTGGCAGATCAGAAATGGTGTCGGGGGGGCGGCGCAAGAATGCCTTGCTTGGCGATGCGGTTGAGGCCGTCATTGCAGCCGTTTATCTGGATGCGGGGTTTGCAGCAGCCCGCGATATGATTTTGCGTCTTTGGGGCGCACGCATCGGACAAGTCGAAGAAGACGCGCGTGATGCCAAGACCGCGTTGCAGGAATGGGCCCAAGCCCGCAAAATGGCCCCGCCACGCTACGTAGAAACACAGCGCAGTGGCCCCGACCATGCCCCGGTCTTTACCATTGCGGCCCGCCTTGATACGGGCGCTCAAGCCTTGGCCACCGCCGGGTCAAAACGGCAAGCTGAACAAGCCGCTGCCAAAGCCCTTTTGGCTGATTTGGAGAATTCAAAATGA
- the lepB gene encoding signal peptidase I: MASEEKSGNSIVETIKTVVYALLIAGVFRTLFFQPFWIPSGSMKETLLIGDFLFVNKMAYGYSYASCPSLPFAGVDAEDLCGFLKNDNNRIWGGEPERGDVVVFRHPVSGVDYIKRLVGLPGDTLQVKNGVIILNGKPVPQEPDGIFTETNAPQGPQGRRPGCENGPVALGAVCEKPRFVETFPNGTSHKILNIADLPADNTAVFRVPEGQFFFMGDNRDNSADSRLAQVRGGVGFVPYENLIGRADRIVFSSAGASMLYFWTWRGDRFLKGVH, from the coding sequence ATGGCCAGCGAAGAAAAATCAGGCAATTCCATCGTCGAAACGATCAAAACAGTGGTCTACGCGCTGCTGATCGCAGGTGTGTTTCGGACGCTGTTTTTTCAACCTTTCTGGATTCCGTCAGGGTCGATGAAAGAAACGCTGTTGATTGGTGATTTTCTTTTCGTGAACAAAATGGCTTACGGCTATTCATATGCCTCTTGCCCAAGCCTGCCTTTCGCTGGTGTTGACGCCGAAGACCTTTGCGGCTTTTTGAAAAACGACAACAACCGCATTTGGGGCGGTGAGCCTGAACGCGGCGACGTCGTGGTATTCCGTCACCCCGTCTCGGGCGTGGATTACATCAAACGTCTGGTCGGCCTGCCGGGGGATACGTTGCAGGTGAAAAACGGTGTTATCATTTTGAATGGCAAGCCTGTGCCGCAAGAACCAGATGGCATTTTCACGGAAACAAACGCGCCACAGGGTCCGCAAGGTCGCAGACCGGGGTGCGAAAACGGCCCTGTTGCGTTGGGCGCCGTTTGTGAAAAGCCGCGTTTCGTCGAAACGTTCCCGAATGGCACATCACATAAAATTCTCAACATTGCTGACCTGCCCGCTGACAACACCGCTGTGTTCCGCGTGCCTGAAGGGCAGTTCTTTTTCATGGGCGACAACCGTGACAATTCCGCTGACAGCCGCTTGGCGCAGGTGCGTGGTGGGGTGGGCTTTGTGCCCTATGAAAACCTGATCGGCCGCGCGGACCGCATCGTATTCTCGTCGGCGGGGGCATCTATGTTGTATTTCTGGACGTGGCGCGGCGATCGCTTTCTTAAAGGGGTCCATTGA
- a CDS encoding Dabb family protein yields the protein MIRHCVMLDVPSAAIKDLEVALRDLETLTRTLPGISGFVAGPNRDFEDKTPGYSYGFTLDAKDAAALQSYADDPAHQAIGRRLVALCPKGGDGILVYDLETAN from the coding sequence TCATGCTGGATGTGCCATCTGCCGCAATAAAGGATCTTGAAGTTGCCTTGCGCGACCTTGAAACGCTGACGCGGACCTTGCCGGGTATTTCGGGGTTTGTGGCTGGCCCGAACCGCGATTTCGAAGACAAAACGCCGGGGTACAGCTATGGCTTTACGCTGGACGCCAAAGACGCGGCAGCGTTGCAATCCTATGCGGATGATCCGGCACACCAAGCTATCGGACGCAGGCTTGTTGCGCTGTGTCCCAAAGGCGGGGATGGCATTTTGGTCTATGATCTGGAGACTGCGAATTGA
- a CDS encoding DUF1491 family protein, producing the protein MTRLTSRFWVDAYLARLRVFDIPAFVVAHGDDTGGAVLVKLSTLDDKAVLFQRSFDLMSDSRVWAELAAGAERDVDAAIERQRGFDPDLWVIEVEDRAGRHLLDQEGLS; encoded by the coding sequence ATGACCCGCCTGACGTCGCGGTTTTGGGTTGATGCCTATCTCGCGCGTTTGCGGGTGTTTGATATTCCCGCGTTTGTGGTGGCTCATGGTGACGATACTGGCGGTGCAGTCTTGGTGAAGCTGAGTACATTGGATGACAAAGCCGTTTTGTTTCAGCGGTCTTTTGATTTGATGTCAGACAGCCGCGTTTGGGCCGAACTGGCAGCGGGGGCAGAGCGCGATGTGGATGCCGCCATTGAGCGCCAACGTGGATTTGATCCCGATCTTTGGGTGATTGAGGTGGAAGACCGGGCGGGACGTCATCTTCTGGATCAAGAAGGTCTGTCCTAA
- the lepB gene encoding signal peptidase I: MFTFSGRASRSAFIWPVIFALIVIVVASLVYHALVPATVSFGYIRFVTVTVALPLLPLGVRRLHDMGMSGWWALLWLVPYVGFILTLFAAFKRAELGTNQYDHSDPSVFGQIAVVGGFVALVGVTFAVQPFWIPGGSMKPTVVVGDYITVSTTAYGLPCFGLCGDADRMLQRNPDRGDVVVFKHPVTGRDFIKRVIAVSGDTVALEDGQVVVNGAGLTQTAQGDYVEPMEMQGLGHALPRCRTVTPLGGRCAKSLLQETTSDGRRYGILDISRTQADSMAQITVPDGMIFVLGDNRDNSADSRMAQAAGGVGFVPVENLVGRATRVVVSNAGFALWDPTGFRGARFWTKIR; the protein is encoded by the coding sequence ATGTTTACGTTCAGCGGTCGCGCCAGCAGATCTGCGTTTATCTGGCCTGTGATCTTTGCCTTGATTGTCATTGTCGTTGCATCCTTGGTCTATCATGCGCTTGTTCCGGCAACTGTCAGTTTCGGGTACATCCGTTTTGTGACCGTGACCGTGGCCCTGCCTTTGCTGCCACTTGGTGTGCGCAGGTTGCATGACATGGGTATGTCGGGGTGGTGGGCGCTGTTGTGGTTGGTGCCGTATGTGGGGTTTATCCTGACGTTGTTTGCAGCTTTCAAACGCGCTGAACTGGGCACAAACCAATATGATCACAGTGACCCGTCTGTGTTCGGGCAGATCGCTGTTGTGGGTGGGTTTGTGGCTTTGGTGGGGGTCACCTTTGCGGTGCAGCCATTCTGGATTCCCGGAGGCAGTATGAAGCCCACAGTTGTTGTCGGGGATTACATAACGGTATCCACCACAGCATACGGGTTGCCCTGTTTCGGGCTGTGTGGCGATGCGGACCGTATGTTGCAACGCAATCCGGATCGTGGCGATGTCGTCGTGTTCAAACACCCCGTCACGGGTCGTGATTTCATAAAACGTGTGATCGCAGTGTCGGGCGATACTGTTGCGTTGGAAGACGGGCAGGTGGTGGTGAATGGCGCGGGACTGACGCAAACAGCGCAAGGCGATTATGTTGAACCCATGGAAATGCAAGGTCTGGGCCACGCGTTGCCGCGGTGCCGGACTGTGACGCCTTTGGGGGGACGTTGTGCGAAATCGCTGCTGCAGGAAACCACGTCTGACGGGCGGCGCTACGGGATTTTGGACATCAGCCGGACGCAGGCCGATTCTATGGCGCAGATTACGGTGCCGGATGGCATGATATTTGTGTTGGGGGACAATCGTGATAACTCTGCTGACAGTCGCATGGCGCAGGCCGCTGGCGGTGTGGGGTTTGTGCCGGTGGAAAACCTTGTTGGGCGGGCCACACGTGTTGTGGTTTCGAATGCAGGCTTTGCGCTTTGGGATCCTACCGGATTTAGAGGTGCGCGTTTTTGGACGAAGATACGATGA
- the era gene encoding GTPase Era yields the protein MTTRAGFVALIGEPNAGKSTLLNRMVGAKVSIVTHKVQTTRARIRGVAMEGDAQLVFVDTPGLFQPRRRLDRAMVAAAWGGAADADVVVLMVEAHRGVTEGVERILEGLGDVGKGRKVALAVNKIDRVEAPVLLGLTKDLNERYPFVETFLISAEKGHGVDALRTWLAGEVPEGPWLYPEDQIADLPLRMIAAEMTREKLTLRLHQELPYQLTVETENWEERKDGSAKIDQIIYVVRDGHKGILLGHKGETIKQVSKASREELTEFLGRKVHLFLQVKVRSGWLDEAERYSEMGLDFKDGNA from the coding sequence ATGACCACCCGCGCAGGATTTGTCGCCCTTATCGGAGAGCCGAACGCCGGAAAATCCACCCTTTTGAACCGCATGGTCGGCGCCAAAGTTTCCATCGTCACCCACAAGGTACAAACAACGCGCGCCCGCATTCGCGGGGTTGCAATGGAGGGTGACGCACAGTTGGTGTTTGTGGACACGCCGGGCTTGTTCCAGCCAAGGCGCCGTCTGGACCGCGCTATGGTGGCTGCCGCGTGGGGCGGGGCCGCGGATGCAGACGTTGTGGTTCTAATGGTTGAAGCCCATCGCGGCGTCACCGAAGGGGTCGAACGCATATTGGAGGGGCTGGGCGACGTCGGCAAAGGCCGCAAAGTTGCGTTGGCCGTCAACAAGATCGACCGCGTCGAGGCCCCCGTTTTGTTGGGACTGACCAAAGACCTGAATGAACGCTATCCTTTCGTTGAGACCTTCCTGATTTCCGCTGAAAAAGGCCACGGTGTAGACGCGTTGCGCACTTGGTTGGCGGGTGAAGTCCCCGAAGGTCCATGGTTGTACCCCGAAGACCAGATCGCCGATTTGCCTTTGCGCATGATCGCGGCTGAAATGACCCGCGAAAAGCTGACGTTGCGACTGCATCAGGAATTGCCCTACCAGCTGACCGTTGAGACGGAAAACTGGGAAGAACGCAAAGACGGTTCCGCCAAAATCGACCAGATCATATACGTCGTTCGCGATGGTCACAAAGGCATTCTGCTGGGTCACAAGGGTGAAACCATCAAGCAGGTTTCCAAAGCGTCCCGCGAGGAATTGACGGAATTTTTGGGCCGCAAGGTGCATTTATTTTTGCAAGTCAAAGTGCGTTCCGGCTGGCTGGACGAAGCCGAACGCTATTCGGAGATGGGCCTGGATTTCAAAGATGGCAATGCGTGA